In one Mucilaginibacter sp. PAMB04168 genomic region, the following are encoded:
- a CDS encoding M28 family peptidase yields the protein MRRIFTLTTLLGIVLNSYGQSKTATANLPGLASIKEADLKRDIFELAGDAFRGRRAGSEDEMRAAAWVAQKAQQAGLKPAGDDGTYFQYFNMRRTRTADRSTMQVGDQNFKMGNDFWITQPVDAHLDGAVTWLNSMADTSANLQGKIVAVKIEAPKPLPAAGMSLWEYRYTASAIRQQGMALRRRGVAAVIFVANEITEKGIAFIGHNYEDGSYQNVGLTTTTRTNLSNGRAVPVILVRSGLESAIKQGSNMRADIVMETFLYPSVNVVAKAGGTDANLRNEYVLFSGHHDHDGIGNPVGQDSIWNGADDNASVTVGMLAIGKAWVAKPGRRSALFVWHGAEERGLLGSRWFAVHPTVKKESIIAVLNGDMIGRNSIDSAALLGSIPPHRNSTALVDMAMQANRQLTKFKIDTSWDDAKHPENWYFRSDHAPYAQAGIPAIFFTSLLHPDYHTPKDEPQFINIPKLAKMTRWMYATGWAVSQTMIKPVLDTK from the coding sequence ATGCGAAGAATATTTACCCTTACTACACTACTTGGTATCGTATTGAATAGTTATGGCCAAAGTAAAACGGCAACAGCTAATCTACCCGGCTTGGCGTCCATCAAAGAAGCGGACTTAAAACGCGATATTTTTGAGCTGGCCGGCGATGCATTTAGAGGACGACGAGCTGGCTCTGAAGATGAAATGCGGGCTGCCGCCTGGGTAGCGCAAAAAGCTCAACAGGCCGGATTGAAACCTGCCGGTGATGACGGCACTTATTTTCAGTACTTCAATATGCGCCGTACCCGAACTGCCGACCGGAGCACTATGCAAGTAGGCGATCAGAATTTTAAAATGGGTAATGATTTTTGGATAACCCAGCCGGTGGATGCCCACCTGGATGGTGCTGTCACCTGGCTTAACTCCATGGCCGATACCTCAGCCAATTTACAAGGCAAAATCGTAGCAGTTAAAATTGAGGCGCCTAAACCCTTACCGGCTGCTGGCATGAGCTTGTGGGAATATCGTTACACGGCATCAGCTATACGCCAGCAAGGCATGGCGTTACGCCGTAGAGGAGTGGCTGCTGTAATTTTTGTAGCAAATGAAATTACTGAGAAAGGAATTGCTTTTATTGGCCATAATTATGAGGACGGTTCTTACCAAAACGTAGGCCTGACTACCACAACGCGCACTAATCTTAGTAACGGAAGAGCTGTACCCGTTATACTGGTACGTTCAGGATTAGAAAGCGCTATTAAACAAGGCAGCAATATGCGTGCTGACATTGTCATGGAAACCTTTTTATATCCATCGGTAAACGTGGTTGCCAAGGCAGGCGGTACAGATGCAAATCTGCGCAATGAATACGTGCTATTTAGCGGTCACCATGATCATGATGGCATTGGCAACCCCGTTGGGCAGGATTCTATTTGGAACGGGGCAGATGATAATGCTTCGGTAACTGTAGGTATGCTGGCCATTGGTAAGGCATGGGTGGCAAAGCCAGGTAGACGCTCGGCATTATTTGTGTGGCATGGGGCGGAGGAGCGGGGGCTGCTCGGTTCTCGCTGGTTTGCAGTGCATCCAACTGTTAAGAAGGAAAGTATTATAGCCGTTTTGAATGGCGATATGATTGGCCGTAATTCCATTGATTCAGCGGCTTTATTAGGTTCAATACCTCCACATCGCAATTCTACGGCATTGGTTGATATGGCTATGCAGGCTAACAGGCAGCTAACCAAATTTAAGATAGATACCTCATGGGATGACGCAAAGCATCCTGAGAACTGGTACTTCCGGAGTGATCATGCACCTTATGCCCAAGCCGGAATTCCTGCTATATTCTTCACCAGCTTATTACACCCCGATTATCATACGCCAAAAGATGAGCCGCAATTCATCAACATACCTAAGTTGGCTAAAATGACACGCTGGATGTATGCTACCGGCTGGGCGGTATCGCAAACCATGATCAAGCCCGTGCTAGATACGAAGTGA
- a CDS encoding NAD-dependent epimerase, with the protein MKILVTGTAGFIGFYVAQRLARLGFDIVGVDNINTYYDTELKHGRLEASGIATASLRDNEPVCSTLYPNYCFIKLDISDRAQMESLFNTYKFDVVCHLAAQAGVRYSITNPHDYALSNLSGFLNILEGCRSVQVKHLVYASSSSVYGLNSNTPFSVHDGAAHPVSLYAASKKSNEMMAHSYSHLYQIPTTGLRFFTVYGPWGRPDMAYFKFADAIIKGNPIDVYNNGEMQRDFTYVDDIVEGIIRVLDKPATANPKWNSQQPDPATSSAPYRLYNIGNSSPVKLMKFIEALENAIGKKAVINLLPMQAGDVLSTDADMSDLEKEFNYHPQTDIQAGINRFVTWFKDFYKV; encoded by the coding sequence ATGAAGATTTTAGTTACCGGTACAGCTGGTTTTATTGGTTTTTATGTAGCCCAAAGGCTTGCCCGTTTAGGTTTTGATATAGTGGGCGTTGATAACATAAATACCTATTACGATACTGAACTAAAACATGGTCGGCTGGAGGCATCGGGCATTGCAACGGCAAGCTTGCGAGACAATGAACCGGTTTGCAGCACGCTTTACCCCAATTACTGCTTTATAAAGCTCGATATCTCAGACCGGGCGCAGATGGAAAGCCTGTTTAATACTTATAAATTTGATGTAGTTTGCCACCTGGCCGCACAAGCAGGTGTGCGTTATTCTATTACCAATCCGCACGATTATGCACTGAGCAATCTTTCGGGTTTTTTAAACATACTGGAAGGCTGCCGCAGTGTACAGGTGAAGCATTTGGTTTACGCCAGCAGCTCGAGCGTTTACGGACTGAACAGCAACACGCCATTTTCAGTTCACGACGGGGCAGCGCATCCGGTTAGTTTGTATGCAGCCAGCAAAAAAAGCAACGAAATGATGGCGCACAGCTACAGCCATCTATACCAGATACCTACCACCGGTTTGCGGTTTTTTACGGTATACGGACCCTGGGGACGGCCGGATATGGCTTATTTTAAATTTGCCGATGCCATAATAAAAGGTAATCCTATTGATGTGTATAATAATGGCGAAATGCAGCGCGATTTCACTTATGTTGACGATATAGTAGAAGGGATTATTCGAGTGTTAGACAAGCCTGCTACTGCCAACCCAAAATGGAACAGCCAGCAACCTGATCCTGCCACTTCAAGTGCACCATACAGGTTATATAATATTGGCAACTCCTCCCCGGTTAAGTTAATGAAGTTTATTGAAGCGCTCGAAAATGCAATAGGCAAAAAAGCTGTAATTAATTTACTGCCTATGCAGGCCGGCGATGTGCTATCTACCGATGCTGATATGAGCGACCTGGAAAAAGAATTTAACTATCATCCGCAAACGGATATACAGGCAGGTATTAACCGATTTGTAACTTGGTTTAAGGACTTTTATAAGGTATAA
- a CDS encoding alpha/beta hydrolase, whose protein sequence is MKSTIILIHGMFQNAKSWEPWVKHFTEKGYNCIAESWPLHEGEPADLRANIPAGLGELRLAAIIEKYRQLATSQTEKPILIGHSVGGLITQILVNEGLAKLGVAISSVAPNAMITLDWGFTKNSALITNPLKGDDPFIMDLESFQGSFANTMSIEAVKEPYERTATNDSRNVLRDCLGEDGKVDLELPHVPLLFIAGEEDEIIPYELCEKNAKAYDDELSSTEFRKFAGKSHFICCEPGYETVIETVYNWIQQKEDMPPSAV, encoded by the coding sequence ATGAAAAGCACGATCATCCTTATTCATGGCATGTTCCAGAACGCCAAAAGCTGGGAACCATGGGTAAAACATTTTACTGAAAAAGGTTATAACTGCATTGCCGAATCATGGCCGCTGCATGAAGGCGAGCCTGCCGATTTACGCGCAAATATACCTGCTGGTTTAGGCGAATTACGGCTGGCTGCTATTATTGAGAAATATAGGCAGTTAGCAACTTCCCAAACCGAAAAACCAATACTGATTGGTCACTCTGTAGGCGGCCTGATTACACAAATATTAGTTAATGAAGGTCTGGCCAAATTAGGCGTTGCTATCAGCTCTGTAGCTCCTAATGCCATGATTACACTGGATTGGGGATTTACCAAGAATAGCGCGCTGATTACTAACCCATTAAAGGGCGATGATCCTTTTATAATGGATCTGGAAAGCTTTCAAGGGTCTTTTGCCAACACCATGAGTATAGAAGCGGTAAAAGAACCGTATGAACGTACTGCTACAAATGATAGCCGTAATGTACTGCGCGATTGTCTTGGTGAAGACGGCAAGGTAGACTTGGAATTACCACATGTACCTTTATTATTTATTGCCGGCGAAGAGGATGAAATAATACCTTATGAACTTTGTGAAAAGAATGCAAAAGCATACGATGATGAATTAAGCTCAACTGAGTTTCGCAAATTTGCAGGTAAGAGCCACTTTATTTGCTGTGAGCCTGGCTATGAAACAGTAATTGAGACAGTTTACAACTGGATACAGCAGAAGGAGGATATGCCTCCTTCTGCTGTATAA
- a CDS encoding fatty acid desaturase — MKKKSFRWSDESEPHKQRTKAIIKEHPELRQLIGRNPYTFLVITLCVGVQIAAAYLLRDAAWYWIALAAYGVGAFACHTLFVCIHECAHNLIFKNKLANTWSGIFANLPTLLPSAVSFQKYHLKHHSYQGVEALDADMPFHWEARLINNYTFGKAMWLLFYPIFQALRPFRLKEINLFDGWTAVNWLVQITFTGAVIYFLGWGAVLYLALSFFFSVGLHPLGARWVQEHFLTHGEQETKSYYGRLNFPNLNVGYHNEHHDFPSVPWNNLPKVKALAGRHYDELGHHTSYTRLLFEFLFDRELSVFSRTARSNRGGKITAPVPKPAPSDSANAQVA, encoded by the coding sequence ATGAAGAAAAAAAGCTTTAGATGGTCTGACGAGAGTGAACCGCACAAACAACGCACAAAAGCCATCATTAAAGAACACCCTGAATTACGCCAGCTGATAGGCCGTAATCCGTACACCTTTTTAGTAATCACTTTATGTGTAGGCGTGCAGATAGCCGCAGCTTACTTACTTAGGGATGCTGCTTGGTATTGGATAGCCCTGGCAGCATACGGCGTTGGTGCTTTTGCCTGCCATACCCTGTTTGTGTGTATACACGAATGTGCCCATAATTTAATTTTTAAAAATAAACTGGCCAATACCTGGTCGGGTATTTTTGCGAATTTGCCAACGCTATTACCTAGTGCCGTTTCTTTTCAAAAATATCACTTAAAGCACCATTCTTACCAGGGCGTTGAAGCGCTGGATGCTGATATGCCTTTCCACTGGGAGGCCAGATTAATAAACAACTACACCTTTGGAAAAGCTATGTGGCTGTTATTTTATCCGATTTTTCAGGCACTTCGTCCCTTCCGCTTAAAAGAAATAAACCTTTTTGATGGTTGGACTGCAGTGAACTGGTTAGTGCAAATTACTTTTACAGGTGCTGTAATTTATTTTTTAGGATGGGGTGCTGTGCTATACCTGGCATTAAGCTTCTTCTTCTCGGTTGGTTTGCATCCACTTGGCGCACGCTGGGTACAGGAGCATTTCTTAACGCACGGTGAGCAAGAAACTAAAAGTTATTATGGCCGCTTAAACTTCCCTAACCTGAATGTAGGTTATCACAATGAGCATCATGATTTCCCATCAGTACCCTGGAACAATCTGCCAAAAGTGAAAGCACTGGCAGGCAGGCATTATGATGAGTTAGGTCACCACACCTCATACACACGCTTGCTGTTTGAGTTTTTGTTCGATCGCGAGTTGTCTGTATTTTCACGTACGGCCCGTTCAAATCGTGGTGGCAAGATTACGGCACCTGTGCCTAAACCTGCCCCAAGTGACTCTGCAAATGCGCAAGTAGCTTAA
- a CDS encoding DsbA family oxidoreductase, giving the protein MKVQIWSDVMCPFCYIGKRHFEEALSAFEHSDVVEVEWKSFQLNPALKTNPNISVYQSLADSKGWNLDYAKQLSNQVTEMAQQAGLQYNFDRAVVANSFNAHRLSHLAKKHGLGDALEERLFKAYFTDGLNIDDKEALVNISTEIGLKAEEVTAVLDSNVYADEVYQDIHEAETLNIRGVPFFVINNRYAVSGAQATEVFLNTIKTAYSEWQQQPKTLEITDGPSCDANGNC; this is encoded by the coding sequence ATGAAAGTACAAATATGGTCGGATGTGATGTGTCCGTTCTGTTATATAGGTAAGCGCCATTTTGAAGAAGCCTTATCCGCCTTTGAGCATAGCGATGTGGTAGAGGTGGAGTGGAAAAGCTTTCAGCTCAATCCTGCCTTAAAAACAAACCCCAATATAAGTGTTTACCAATCTTTGGCCGATAGCAAAGGCTGGAACCTGGATTATGCTAAACAGCTCAGTAACCAGGTAACAGAAATGGCCCAACAAGCAGGCTTACAGTATAATTTTGACCGTGCCGTGGTGGCCAATAGCTTTAATGCACACCGTTTAAGTCATTTGGCTAAGAAACACGGGTTGGGTGATGCGTTAGAAGAGCGCTTGTTTAAAGCCTACTTTACAGATGGCCTTAACATTGACGATAAGGAAGCGTTGGTTAACATAAGCACAGAAATCGGATTAAAAGCAGAAGAAGTGACAGCCGTTCTGGATAGTAACGTTTACGCAGATGAGGTGTACCAAGATATTCATGAGGCTGAAACATTGAATATTCGTGGTGTGCCGTTTTTTGTGATAAACAACCGTTATGCAGTATCGGGCGCTCAGGCTACAGAAGTATTTCTGAATACTATAAAGACAGCTTACAGCGAATGGCAGCAACAGCCAAAAACCCTGGAGATAACTGATGGCCCAAGCTGCGACGCAAACGGTAACTGTTAA
- a CDS encoding DUF3810 domain-containing protein, giving the protein MIEPAPVKAFSNKKAYALIAGLGVLLALLFTAGYFPNFIERYYSTGLYQFIGYVAHSLLGWVPFSLGDLFYFYIISYLLYSLLRCFRKIPRKNFRLLWSETLKFIIKLQLFIGLFYLMWGLNYFRPPAAGILNLPNNTYSSNQLQKVTRLLIDSTNSLRSSIRRADTLTDNKAIFDISKQAVQNLGKFSNKLQSTFPSAKPSLFTPVINYMTTAGYFNPFTGEAQVNYAMPIVDRPITSCHEMAHQIGFAREDEANFIGFLAGIKSNKKLLRYSAYYMAMQEFMQQVRRQDTVVFNNFKKEISPTVKTDLKVEHLYWQHYENQLGYITSLFYDNFLKANNQPEGLRTYNRMINLTMAYYSR; this is encoded by the coding sequence ATGATTGAACCTGCCCCGGTCAAAGCATTTTCAAATAAGAAAGCTTATGCATTAATAGCCGGTTTAGGTGTGTTGCTTGCGCTATTGTTTACTGCAGGTTACTTTCCTAACTTTATTGAGCGTTATTACAGCACAGGCCTTTACCAGTTTATTGGTTATGTAGCCCACTCCCTGTTGGGTTGGGTGCCATTTAGTTTAGGCGACTTGTTTTACTTTTACATCATCTCCTACTTACTTTACAGTTTGTTGCGTTGTTTTCGAAAAATTCCGCGAAAAAATTTCAGGTTATTATGGAGCGAAACGCTCAAATTTATCATTAAACTGCAGCTCTTTATTGGTTTGTTTTACTTGATGTGGGGGCTTAATTACTTCCGTCCACCGGCTGCTGGTATTTTAAATTTACCTAACAACACGTATTCATCAAACCAGCTGCAAAAGGTTACCCGGCTATTAATAGATAGCACCAACAGTTTGCGGAGCAGCATACGACGGGCAGACACTCTAACTGATAACAAAGCAATATTTGATATTTCGAAGCAGGCCGTACAAAATTTAGGGAAATTTAGCAATAAACTGCAAAGCACTTTTCCATCGGCAAAACCTTCGTTGTTCACTCCCGTAATTAATTATATGACCACGGCGGGCTACTTTAACCCTTTCACCGGTGAGGCACAAGTAAATTATGCTATGCCCATAGTTGACAGGCCCATAACATCATGCCATGAAATGGCTCATCAAATAGGCTTTGCGCGGGAGGATGAGGCTAACTTTATCGGTTTTCTGGCTGGTATAAAATCCAATAAAAAGCTGCTCAGGTATTCTGCGTATTACATGGCTATGCAAGAATTTATGCAACAAGTACGCCGCCAGGATACGGTAGTATTTAATAATTTCAAGAAAGAGATATCACCAACTGTGAAAACAGATTTGAAAGTGGAGCACCTTTATTGGCAGCACTATGAAAATCAGCTCGGATATATAACCAGCCTATTTTACGACAATTTTTTAAAGGCTAATAACCAACCCGAAGGCCTGCGTACTTACAACCGTATGATTAACCTAACCATGGCTTATTACAGCCGATAG
- a CDS encoding DUF47 family protein: MTNFLSRFMPKNDAVFFNLFNRASANSAAMAKLLNDAVNGEWIPEQKTEFAQISRLKAQSSDIKRQVYAVSGKALVSPFERNDMYALVSAINAVSDYIDSSARRINLYSLDVITAPIRELCAIILEASQHMDRCIRALNKISDSETILGICNQIKQLEHKADQVYDKAFALLNAKETDTFQLIKYSEILGALERTTDKCEQVTYIVESILIKNS; encoded by the coding sequence ATGACAAATTTCTTAAGCCGGTTTATGCCGAAGAACGATGCGGTTTTTTTTAATTTATTTAACCGCGCCTCGGCCAATAGTGCAGCCATGGCTAAGTTGTTAAACGATGCCGTGAACGGTGAGTGGATTCCTGAACAGAAGACAGAATTTGCTCAAATTAGCCGGCTTAAAGCCCAATCGAGCGATATTAAACGTCAAGTATATGCCGTGTCTGGCAAAGCATTGGTGTCACCTTTTGAACGTAATGATATGTACGCCCTGGTTTCGGCTATCAACGCCGTTTCTGATTATATCGACTCATCTGCGCGCCGTATTAACTTATATTCACTCGATGTGATAACCGCACCCATACGCGAGTTATGTGCCATTATTTTGGAAGCAAGCCAGCACATGGACAGATGCATCAGAGCCCTTAACAAGATCAGTGATTCTGAAACAATTTTGGGGATTTGCAACCAAATTAAGCAGCTAGAGCACAAAGCGGACCAAGTTTATGATAAGGCCTTTGCACTGCTAAATGCTAAAGAAACCGACACATTTCAACTTATAAAATACAGTGAAATTTTAGGTGCCCTGGAGCGTACTACAGACAAATGTGAACAGGTAACTTACATTGTAGAAAGCATTCTGATAAAGAACAGCTAA
- a CDS encoding SDR family oxidoreductase — translation MTASKYLPTSPLNKKTVVITGATSGIGRATALEFARHGAKVVLAARQKDVLDEMVDLCDRLGGKAIAVVTDVTDPESVMQLAKDACIFGGSLDVWVNVAGLGALGEFTTIPIEVHNQVVKVNLLGYINGAHAALTHFKKQKRGILINLNSVGGFVAFPYSVSYTASKFGLRGYSEALRAELQDCPGIHICDVFPGFVDTPGPSHAANYTGKILKPAPPVVPTYKVAHTVVSLAQKPKDSVTLGSAAYLARFSQWLSPKLTRWSTTKFIKMYLKNAEPAPVTNGSIFESTGANNQISGGFTSKKVSNKKVARAAGVAGVLFGALYVLKKLS, via the coding sequence ATGACAGCCTCCAAATACCTGCCAACATCGCCATTAAATAAAAAAACAGTTGTAATTACCGGAGCCACTAGTGGTATTGGTAGGGCTACAGCCTTAGAGTTTGCCCGCCATGGTGCTAAAGTAGTACTGGCTGCCAGGCAAAAAGATGTTTTAGATGAAATGGTTGATCTATGTGACCGTTTGGGAGGCAAGGCGATTGCCGTAGTAACCGATGTTACCGACCCAGAATCGGTAATGCAGTTAGCAAAAGATGCCTGCATTTTTGGAGGGAGTTTAGATGTTTGGGTTAATGTGGCAGGTTTAGGCGCCTTAGGCGAGTTTACAACTATTCCTATTGAAGTGCATAACCAGGTGGTTAAGGTTAATTTACTAGGTTATATTAACGGTGCACATGCTGCGCTGACGCATTTTAAAAAGCAAAAACGAGGCATTCTTATCAATTTAAATTCAGTAGGCGGCTTTGTGGCTTTCCCTTATTCAGTATCTTATACAGCTAGTAAGTTTGGTTTGCGAGGCTATTCGGAAGCATTGCGTGCGGAGTTACAGGATTGCCCTGGTATCCACATTTGTGACGTTTTTCCGGGTTTTGTGGATACGCCTGGTCCAAGTCATGCGGCCAATTATACCGGTAAAATCTTAAAACCCGCGCCCCCCGTTGTTCCTACTTACAAAGTAGCGCACACCGTGGTATCTTTAGCGCAAAAGCCTAAAGATTCTGTTACTTTGGGAAGTGCTGCATACCTGGCAAGGTTTAGCCAATGGTTGTCGCCTAAACTAACACGTTGGTCTACTACCAAGTTTATCAAAATGTATTTAAAGAATGCCGAACCGGCCCCGGTTACTAACGGCAGCATTTTTGAATCAACCGGTGCAAACAATCAAATATCGGGCGGCTTTACTTCCAAAAAAGTAAGTAACAAAAAAGTAGCCCGCGCAGCCGGTGTAGCCGGCGTTTTATTCGGGGCACTTTATGTACTTAAAAAGTTGAGCTAA
- a CDS encoding pirin family protein — translation MRTIKKIHAAVYSPIADLVTYRALPTASVEYIDPFLFLNHHGPQVYPARNSGLPFGPHPHRGMETVTFILKGDIAHKDSSGHESVIKAGGVQWMRAGRGLIHAEVSSDEFKRDGGDLEILQLWVNLPARLKMADPYYIGKQQQDIPVLQFDEGKVTVNLITGEWKDVKGAFESSTGIFLSTINLKAGAELEVAIPEAHNIFFYVISGEINVNGATVRSLNLAEFNHDNDLLKMSVNIDSILLLGHAMPFNEPVVSQGPFVMNTEQEIMDAYQDYRTGKFGSWKH, via the coding sequence ATGAGAACTATTAAGAAGATACATGCGGCGGTTTATTCGCCCATTGCCGATTTAGTGACTTACCGGGCATTGCCTACGGCCTCAGTTGAGTATATTGATCCGTTTTTATTTTTAAACCATCATGGCCCGCAGGTATACCCGGCCCGGAATAGTGGTTTGCCTTTTGGCCCGCATCCGCATAGGGGAATGGAGACCGTAACCTTCATACTAAAAGGTGATATTGCTCACAAGGATAGCAGCGGGCACGAAAGCGTTATAAAAGCAGGAGGAGTACAATGGATGCGTGCCGGAAGGGGTTTAATACATGCCGAGGTATCATCAGATGAATTTAAGCGTGACGGGGGCGACCTGGAAATATTGCAGCTTTGGGTAAACCTGCCAGCCCGATTAAAAATGGCTGATCCTTACTATATAGGTAAACAACAGCAGGATATACCCGTTTTGCAATTTGATGAAGGCAAGGTTACAGTTAACCTAATTACGGGGGAATGGAAGGACGTGAAAGGCGCTTTCGAATCGTCGACCGGTATATTTCTGAGCACGATAAACTTGAAAGCCGGGGCTGAATTGGAAGTGGCTATACCCGAAGCGCATAACATATTTTTTTATGTGATCAGCGGAGAAATTAATGTAAACGGCGCTACCGTCCGCTCGTTAAACCTGGCCGAGTTTAACCACGATAATGACTTGTTGAAAATGAGCGTTAATATTGACAGTATCTTATTATTAGGCCATGCCATGCCCTTTAATGAGCCTGTGGTGTCGCAAGGGCCGTTTGTAATGAATACCGAGCAAGAAATTATGGATGCCTATCAGGATTACAGAACAGGAAAATTTGGGTCATGGAAACATTAG